Proteins encoded in a region of the Triplophysa dalaica isolate WHDGS20190420 chromosome 10, ASM1584641v1, whole genome shotgun sequence genome:
- the LOC130429687 gene encoding uncharacterized protein LOC130429687 gives MKILSSLTRLLVFPNLNTCLCSDLTLISVHLVVAPSVISAGDVKSVTEGDSVTLHTDVQTQRDDLILWRFGEDGVLIAKHDKEDNKSSIYDADGRFRDRLKLDPHTGSLIITNTTTTDTGLYKLKISSNRDTKYKTFSVSVSDGGLSSGGVAGIVFGVLLCIVVGVFVFLRINYERQKQMVKEKTVIENESSVTLETDVTELQSDDVIEWSFRDKVIVIFSMNNKLFTDEQRLRDRLQVDDQTGSLIITNIRTEDAGLYKVKISSSSRLKSFLQFITGGGPSYYQFSVIVTALHHNPHPKETQNHRTE, from the exons atgaaaattctgtcgtcactTACTCGCCTtctagtttttccaaatctgaatacatgtctttgttctgatctcACGCTGATCTCTGTCCATCTTGTAGTTGCTCCAAGTGTTATCAGTGCTGGTGATGTGAAGTCAGTGACTGAGGGAGATTCTgtgactctacacactgatgtccaaacacagagagatgatctgatactgtggaggtttggagagGATGGTGTTCTCATAGCTAAACATGATAAAGAAGACAATAAGAGCTCAATATATGATGCTGAtgggagattcagagacagactgaagctggatcctcacactggatctctcatcatcacaaacactacaaccacagacactggactttataaactaaagATCAGCAGCAATAGAGACACAAAATACAAGACATTCAGTGTTTCTGTCAGTG ATGGAGGTCTATCTTCAGGAGGTGTAGCTGGAATAGTGTTTGGTGTCCTGCTGTGTATTGTtgttggtgtgtttgtgtttctccgCATTAATTATGAACGTCAGAAACAAATGG TTAAAGAAAAGACAGTGATTGAGAACGAGAGTTCTGTCACTCTTGAGACTGATGTCACTGAACTCCAGTCTGATGATGTGATCGAGTGGAGCTTTAGAGATAAAGTGATAGTCATATTCAGTATGAACAACAAGCTCTTTACTGATGAACAGAGACTCAGAGACAGACTGCAggtggatgatcagactggatctctcatcatcacaaacatcagaacagaaGACGCTGGActgtataaagtaaagatcagcAGCAGCAGTCGACTGAAATCATTCCTTCAGTTCATCACCGGTGGAGGACCATCATACTATCAGTTCAGTGTTATTGTCACAG CGCTCCACCATAATCCCCATCCCAAAGAAACCCAAAATCACAGGACTGAATGA